The Mesorhizobium sp. M3A.F.Ca.ET.080.04.2.1 genome contains the following window.
GAGGGCTGGCTCAATACCATCGGCGAGCGCATTGCAGCCTCTGTCCATGATGGGCAGAAGGCCGTGGCAGCCTGCTCGGCGCTGAAGCGCAGCTACCGTGACCGGCTGCGCCGCTTTTCTCCCGACATCGTCTTTGTCTACCTTAAGATCGATCGCGAGACAGCCTGGCGCCGGGTTGCCGGCCGCAAGGGGCATTTCATGCCGGCAAGCCTGGTCGACAGCCAGTTCGCGACTCTGGAAGAACCGGGCCTTGATGAGCAGGCGGTGACGGTGGACGCGACGCGTTCCATTGCCGACATTGCGAGGAAGCTGCTCGGCTAAGCAGGATTCAGGCGCGCGACATCCATTAGCTCGCGTCGCTGCCGAGCGTGGGTTGATCCTGCCGCTCGGTGAGCCGGCTGGCGCCGGACCACGCCATCATCTGCTCCGGATGCAGCTTGAGCGCCTCCAAGAGGCGATCCCGTTTGCGCAGAATATACGCCGCCTGCAGCACGAGGTTCTTCGCCGCCTTGTCTGTGGCCGGCCGGGAGGGTGCGGTCCCGCCGAGGTCAGGCTTCAGTTCAGGGCTGACGATCGCGCGGTACTCGCGGAACGGCACCGTCTCGAGCGTCGACATGGCAAACAGCGCCGCGCCGGCGCGCGCGGCGAAGTTGGCTGGGGCCGCAGCGAGATGGGTCCAGCCGCGCTCGCCCATGGCGGCTTCAGTGAAGGCGGACCCGGCATGGATGGTGTTGGTCATCAG
Protein-coding sequences here:
- a CDS encoding gluconokinase; the encoded protein is MSDIRSAPALVVMGVAGCGKTVVGEALAGMLQAVFIEGDRLHPPENVARMARGEPLTDALREGWLNTIGERIAASVHDGQKAVAACSALKRSYRDRLRRFSPDIVFVYLKIDRETAWRRVAGRKGHFMPASLVDSQFATLEEPGLDEQAVTVDATRSIADIARKLLG